gaatgttaaccagatcctcTTGATATGCCACTTGATTTAGAGGTTCCCTCTTGTAGCTCTGAACCTTACACTCTAGATCACGTAAATATACCTTAAGTCTTTTGGGCGGTGGGTACCTATCCACAATGATGATTTGGATCGCCTCTGCgacaacagcccaaaaggtactACTAACACAGcgtgtagttatgtcttcgcactggtaggatctttgtctcctgatggaagcGGTCCACATgagaaggtattcgggagtagattccgAATATCGCACAAAAATGAAGCTTATGTAATGGgaacccaaaaccccctaaatgggcatactagctgaccatggctatatgggactcaaatgaaagcaattagggagtagattaggaaaattacattaaaattaatGTTAAAGTATCTAGGTAGCGCTTAGCTTCCTTAAAACACCTCAAATAAGTTTGTGTTCcatcttgacaatatgggactcaaatgaaaggtatttgagactagaaaaggaatcaagtttttgggccaagtgtttgggataaGGCCCAAAGCAACCCCTAAACTGACCTTTTTCCCGAACATACCAAtaaggagctcaaatgaaaggtttttggtagtaaagaacgaatttggtaCTTATTTTTAGGGCACAGTGGCGAAGTACTAGCCCCAGCCCAAAAACGCCCtccaaaccgaacatgtttatcgaccatggcaattgtaagcttaaataaaaggtatttgggagtagagctcgaatttgacatccatatttgggCGAAATGCCTAAGGTACCATCCCACCCCTAAAAAACACTCCgcgtcaaatggatatatagaccaatcacgacaatatagtgctcaaattacaaatttacgactatggtaatatggggctcatataaaaggtatttgagaatattgCACGAAGTTTCTATTTACTTTAAGGGACAAGATTCTGGTTGGCCACCTCACTCTCAAAATACACCCCAAATCGAATATATTTTCCACTACAATATAgcagttcaaaaaaaaaagttataagaGAGTAgagcaaaatttgcccatgaacatttcattaaagaacaggaacaaacttctcacatatcaatcctgtccgattcaagttcaagctcaatgataaagggtcatcttttaatagccgagtcccaacgtactcacaaatgtcgccaacattacaAGGGGACAACCACCACCTAAAATTTGTccaatgttttcgccaggatttgatCCCACGCATTTAGCATCATTGGCAGACTTGCTTACCTTTGTGCTTCAATGACTCGAATTCGATACCCACATTcggggcgaaatgtccccatcttaaaactcaccaaaacaggacttatatatcgaccattgcattatggggttcaaataagaggtgtaagagaattaaagaaggcgcagcgggacgggcccggttcggttagtaaattatatttattcttgatcgttttctTGAACATTTTGATTCAATCCAGCCGACtttccgtctgtggaaatcgcgATAGCAGTCGAAGGAatgaagatatccgcttgaaattttgcacacatgtaggtcgttgggtattgccACATCGCTTCAGATTTGCATGTAGCTCCTGTATAATCCAATCCCCAGTTATGACTTCTCGTGTCATCTGagatctcaattttcatccaatttcaatTAACTGATAtaacctccatataaaccgatccccggttttgacttcttgagcccctagaaacctcaattttcaccagTCTTGCTTTCCATAGAAACTCttcgaaatttgaaattcaTCACAGCAAACGTTTAAAACATTAGATTGgcgcaaaaattttaaagtgatTCATCCACATGTCACAGTCTTTTATTTGGTGTTATTGTTCTATCATCCAATGGATGGTTACCATTACCAACCATATGCCTCTCCAATTGATGCAATTtctttttcgtatttttttaaTACGCAATGTTCGACGTCAAGTGATCCATCCCCTTTTGAGATGACATAAGTAATCAATTAAATATCATTAACGTGTCGCTATATGAGAATATCTGAGGAATGTGTTGAACATTGCACCACTTACAATAACATTTCGTTAGTTTGTAAAAAGAGTCTAACATTGATTTATtagattgatttttttatatatttttaagaaatttgaatTTGGTCATTTATGTAAAACTCGGGATATCGTACacagaaaagaaaacaagtaaaaacgagctaggctcggccgggccgaatcttatataccctccaccatggatcgcatttgtcgagttcttttcccggtttctctttttaggcaaacggaggataaaagaaaataattgctatgctattggagctatatcaagttatcgtccgaatcggaccaaggTGGGGGCGGCACTCCTGGTCctaaaatttgatatcagattcttttttactctaaataactttcatttgagacccacatTGTTCTGATCGATGTATATATTCGTTTGATCGGgttatggggttggggcggtcctcTCAcgtaccccacccgaaatttggataccaaatttttgttttatactaCTTTAACAGAACAAACTCAATTTGCTTGAaacgccccacccatctccgggatctggtgtttctgaaaattaaggtaagggggatggTCTGTGCCTCCTCCTTCCTTCTGATACATAATATCCGATatataaatctgagccgatttgcttcaaaattacaatttttttttctaaattagggtaagggggatggtcTGTACCCCCTCCTTCCTTCTGATACATAATATCAGATatataaatctgagccgatttgcttcaaaattacaaatttttctttttctacaaCCATTTCTCATAATTGACGAATTTCATATATATCGAACTGTCCCTTGATTTAAACGACACTTTGAGTTCATATTCGGCTCAGAGAACTGCAAGCGGTGGTGTTTTTCTGATTTGCGTTATACTCATAAAAATGCGGTGTTAGTATATACCGCCACCGCAAATGAGGCGGTGTTAAGCTCGGCACACTGTTATGAGTGGCGGTCTTATGAATACTTGTACATACATTTTCATGCTTCGTATACCACCACTTCTAACATCGTCTTTGGAAGAGGTGTTATAAGTGAATACAAGATGAGAATAGTAACACCGCATCAACACAAGACATTGACTTAAATCATAATTGCGGTGTTTCTTTAACAACGAAGAGAATATTgataatatttaatttcattcttGAATaccaattttcataattttaaggaattttttcaaacttttttatgTTGCAAAAACTGTAACATTATTATTTCCTTAATAACTCTtactacccaccaccatagaatggggtatacttatctagtcattcagtttgtaatacatcgaaatattgatctaagaccccataaaacataaatagtcttgatcgtctcgacattctgagtcgatctaaccatgtcgcacgtccgtctgtcgaaatgacgatagcggtcgaacgcgtaaagctagccgcttaaaattttgcacagatactaactattgagtccctggaagccgcaatttttgtacgatttggctgaaattttgcatgcagtgttctgttatgacctgcaactgccaagtatggttccaaacggcccaaaacctgatatagctcccatataagccgatatgccgattttacttccaacaactgtgagtatggttcaaatcagtctggaacctgataaagctgccatataaacccgcctctcgattatccttgttcggttcgtagaatctttaatttttgctaataGTTTCACAGAAGttaggtatgtagaataaaattatgcccttcgaattaatttattttgtataaatttttagcagaatccatgggggtggattcccaagattcggctaggCAGAACTTTGCACGTTTATATTTACCCTAAACTcatgcaaaataatttttgctCAAACAATAGTTGTAGCTTCCACAGTCCATTTACAAACAATTGGCGATTTGATTAGCATCTTTgcctgaaatggatattttgggtatttttgtgaaaaaattcggccagtatttattttttgtttttttttttgggacactTTTATCTGGAAATCGcagaaaaaatctttaatatatctttattttttttcttagaagaatttgaatttgagtgttcgttttcaaaaaaaaacaaaaacattgtaTTTCGTTCACACGAATTTTTGaagtgaattttttaaaaatctcaCCACagattattttagttttttgtcgTCTATGAACATTGAAAATTGAGAATCTTAAATAATTTTATAGGTGCAAGAACTCTTTAGTTGGTTCAGGCGTTGTTCTGTGCATCGTAGAGTGCACCGTATTGATGATCTCTTTGCTATAGAATAGGAAATGATAGTATCTGCAGAATTTCATGGCTTATGAACAGGGATCACCCTACCCATTTTTCATATATAGGGTATTAACTGAGTTAAGAGAGATAGATAAAGGTTTTCCGCTCAGTACATTATTGCTCCTTAAATTGAGCTTaatcttaaatcggacagcactcagtgatatgttagatgtttgcccctgtttcttaatggattgttcatggtaaaatttgcaatttgcaaaaactTTACAGCTACATAACCTTCTTGCTTCAGCATTAGTATCGAGATTTCCTCAGGACCAAGAGCTTTTGACAGCTTGGCTTTCGTTGTGACTTCAACAACAATTTCGAATCTAAATACTTTGGTCTGTCATCGATTGGGAGTTCCCATGCCTTCTTTTGTGATACTCCTTGTCACCTTATCACtcactacacagaaaaaatcacgaaattaattgatccaattaattttttaattgaaattgcaTCAATCaccaaaatgataatatcaatcatcgtttgaaaaatttttcaattaaaaaaattgcatattcaattaaaaaaagtaaaagcgtgctaagttcggccgggccgtatcttgggaacccaccaccatggattttgcaaaaactatatacaaaataaatttagttgaaggacataattttattctacataccaaacttctgctaaaccagcaaaattaaagcttctaggaaccgaacaagaattaaccagagaccggtttacatgggagcaatatcaggttataaattgatttgaaccgtatttgatacatttattggaagttgtattggagCAGAACAGCGCATGCAAGtcaaatctcaagaagtcaaatcgggagatcgatttttatgggagctatatcaggttatgaaccgatttgaatcgtatttggcacaattgttggaagtcataacagaacactacgtgcataatttcagccaaaccagacaaaaattggggtttccaggggctcaagaagtcaaatcggaagatcggtttttatgggagctataacaggttataaaccgatttgaaccgtacttggcacagttgttggaagttataaaaaaacaccacgtgcaaaatttgagccaaatcggacaaaaactgcggtttccaggggctcaagaagtcaaatcgaaagatcggtttttatgggagctataacaggctatagaccgacagttgttggaagtcataacagaacactacattcaaaatttcagccaaatcgaacaaaatttgcggcttccaggggttcaaggagtcaaatcggaagatcggtttatatgggaaccgatatggccaattttcgaccaatgacctaaatcaatattaagtatctttgcaaaatttcaagcggctagctttacgcgttcgacctctatcgtgatttcgacagacggacatggctagattgactcagaacgtcgagaagatcaagaatatatatacctttagggggtcttagacgaatatttcgaggtgttacaaactgaatgactggattagtatatccccatcttatggtggtaagtataaaaatgtttggaattttatgaatttcattaaattttttaattggaccaattaaaaaaattattaaaattattgaaattttcaattaatttttaattgatccaattaaaaaaagattgcaattttttggaaatttctacacagaaaaaaaaattaaaaatcgctttcaatcacgaaattaattgatccaattaattttttaattgaaactgcttgaatcacgaaaatgataatatcaatataacagtttttaaaaaattgcatattcaattaaaaaaatggttgaaattttttttaaattaacaattaattttttaatttatccaattaaaatttagtgaaattattaaaattctcaataaattttttaattggtccaataaaaaaatttttaattggtccaattaatattttaataggatcaattgaaaatttaatttaagatATGCAAATCTTATACATGAAATTTTCTGCGAAAAGAGAGCTGTATAGGGCGCACCCTCAATTTCATTACAacatggttcacatatgtaaaactcctcCAAATTTGAAGTTTATGTTTGGGTCCATGATCACTCCTTTGTGGGGGTGTTTTATCTTCTATGTATATAGAAAGAACTTATCAAAATCAAAAAAGTTTCCAATTCAATTTAATAGTAAGTGTGTTCGtgtactcaaaattttttgtgaatttgcacaagttgttactggaagtcattcgcgtactttatttgtcaGCAGAAGAGAACAAGATAATTTGATAATTgggagcttgcaaatttctactagaGGGTTTTTCGCCACGAAGTTTGCAGAATCTAAAATCTGTACATAGCATAGCtattcttactctcctgcaaatttgtACTGAAAAGTATGCGAACAGACCTAATGACTGAAAGAACTTactacaattaaaaaattaattggcatttaatcattttttaattaaatatgagttttttttccaattaaagtcgtgattgaaatttttgccattttcaattgaaaaattaatgcatgtaattaactttttaactaatatacaatacaatacaatataaaaggaacaagtaaaagcgtgctaagttcggccgggccgaatcttatataccctccaccatggatcgcatttgtcgagttcttttcccggcatctcttcttaggcaaaaaaagattataagaaaagatttgctctgctattagagcgatatcaagatccggtccggtttggaccacaattaaattatatgttggagacctgtgtaaaatgtcagccaattcgaataagtattgcgccctttgtgagctcaagaagtaaaatagagagatcgatttatatgggagctgtatcgggctatataccgattcagaccataataaacacgtatgttaatggtcatgagagaatccgtcgtacaaaatttcaggcaaatcggataataattgcgacctctagaggctcaagaagtcaagatcccagatcggtttatatggcagctacatcaggatatgaaccgatttgaaccatatttggcacagtttttggatatcataacaaaatactacgtgccaaaattcattcaaattggataagaattgcgccctctagaggctcaagaagtcaagacccaagatcggtttattgacagctatataaggttatggaccgatttgaaccatatttggcacagttgttggatatcgtaataaaacacgtcgtgcaaaatttcattccaatcggataagaattgcgcactctagaggctcaagaagtcaaaaccccagatcggtgtatatggcagctatatcaggttatggaccgatttgaacaatacttggcacagttgttggatataataacaaaacacgtcgtgcaaaatttcattccaatcagataagaattgcgcactctagaggctcaagaagtcaagacccaagatcggtttatatggcagctatatcaaaacatggaccgatatggcccatttacaataccaaccgacctacactaataagaagtatttgtgcaaaatttcaagcggctagctttactccttcggaagttagcgtgctttcgacagacagacggacggacggacggacatggctagatcgacataaaatttcacgacgatcaagaatatatatactttatggggtctcagacgaatatttcgagtagttacaaacagaatgacgaaattagtataccccccatcttatggtggagggtataaaaatccagaCGTCCCACATTTCGAAAAATCTATAGCAATAACATGGCAGCCGGTTCCACGTGCCGGACTAACCCGaaggagtccttcatcggccaaGGGCTGTCGCTTCAGTTTACAAAacactgctacgacaacaacaacaaacctaTAGGCGGAGTTGTTTTTTATACGGTCATGTTCATGTTCCAAGAGGTAAACATCTGTGCACCAAATATGGAAataaattggaattttcaaaaaatttcaatcattttttgattggatcaattaaaaattaattgaaaatttaaaaaatttctataatttttttaattgaatatggaatttttgtttttgaaaaaatgttcaaatattctttaaaaaactgtgattgatattattattttcgtggttgaagcagtttcaattaaaaaattaattggatcaattaatttcgtgattgaaactgatttttattttttttctgtgtatgtgcTCGTCAAACTGTATGCCTAAATGGCTTGTGTACCATTGAAGGCATTCGCGGAATGACAAGAGTTCCGCGGCGAGTTAAAGAAAAGTTTGCCCATTGACCATATCTGCTCTCGAGCTGTTTTCAGCGTGGCAATCCCATCAACTTGCTAAACTAACGGCTAAGTTCAAACTGTAATCGGTTCCATGTATCGGAGCGAACCGGTTCACCCAAAAAGTCTGAGCAAGGGGTTCAACTCCCACTCACAAGTATCAAAATTTATCCTCAAGATGTTTACTTTGTTGTGTAAGTTTCCTCAGAATTCCTCCTACTCAAAAATTAGTTTTAGATGTACACTACACAAAAATATGTTTAGTTGTTTGTACAAtgaacaattttatttaattttctttttttttctatggtACTGGAGTTTCTGGATATGTCGGCTTtacatttatataaataaatgcataataattacaaaaaaaaaaaaaaacaaaaattaaacaaattcgAATTCCATTGATGATTACACTTAAAACACATAAATAATTaccataattatttttttggtaacaataaataaaatcggAACGATTTGAAGGGGAGTAGGGACATTACAACTAGGTGAATTATTGTCTATTCGAGATAATAGGCGCTTTAAAAATACATACACGTACAAAGGacatacatatacacacactTACACATATTACAAATTCAATATAAACATAAGGACAAGGACTTTTTTCGTAATACTAATCTAGGAAAAGAGAAAGAGTTCTATTCTTATCTTGTTGTTCGATATGTTAGTATAGAACAAACAGTCGTGTATAGATCTCTTAATTGCTTGCCTCATCTGTTTCGACATCCTGGATTTCTTTCAGtttattttgttgattttctgCTGTGGCTTTTAGGAAACTCTGCAGCATGGCATTGTTATCCACAACCAATATGGGCGTACAGCCATCCTTAAGATGTTCACTTTGGGATTCGTACATTTCACGCGATATACTGCGAGTGAAAGAGAAACGCAAGGACTTGGTGCGTGTGAGCTTCTTTTTGATTGGTGGTTTGCCGGCAATCGCTTGGGGTTTTTCCTTTTCCGGTGTGGGTGGTAGCGAAGATATTTCCATGGTAGCATCTCGTAGAATATCCTCGGCGAATGTTTTTATTTCTGTCCAAGCATCAActgtaaaaatgaaaaaaaaattcaaaattaactTACTAGCTGttgaataaataaacaaacaaaagcttGTAGAGGGAAAGAGAGGAGGGAGAGAGGGaggtagagagagagagctCTAAtgggagagagagatagagagaaaaGAGGAaaataaagagagagagagaggacgagagagagggagatcgagagatagagagaggaagagagagaaagtgggagagagagagggggagagagagaggggtGTGGATAGAGTGAGAGAGGGAgagggaaagagagagagagagggagtgaGAGAGTTTGTCGTATCACTATTTACTTACCTATATCCTTTTCTGTTGCATGCTCATAGGTAACACAAAATCTTATGACATATTTTCCATTTACCATGGAGGGAATCATATGCATTTTGCCCGAGTGATTCACTTGGGCCAAAAGTTCCTGATTATAGGTATCAGCGGCTCTGAAGTAAAGAGTAAGGAAGTTTAATGCATGAATGCACATTTTTAATTCCCCTTAATTAAACTTACCTCATGCGGAAACACACCAAACCCAAATACACATCATTTCGCACTTCGAAACGCTCATCTTTGCCcaccaaaatttcgaatttcttgGCCAAGGCCATATGATTACGTATGTATGTCTGTAGGCCACTGATGCCATATGATCTGAAGACGAACCACAATTTCAATGCCCTAAAACGACGACTGAGCGGTATGCCATAATGACGATAATCAATAGCCTTGTCATGTTCATGTTGCAGATAAAGGGGATTGACATTGAGCGCTGTCTTCAGACTCATCACATCTCTGACCCACATGGCGGATGCATCGAAATTGGTTAACAGCAATTTATTGGGATTTGTATTGAAGGAGTCCGCCAAGTCCAGACCCTCGGCAAATTTTCTCATTTCAGGCAGTATAAAGGAATTGCCTGCATATGCTCCATCTACATGGAACCATATGGTGGGCACCTCTTTGCACACTTTGCCTATTTCCACCAAATTGTCGAAGGCACATGCTCCTGTAGTTCCAACGGTGGCCACCACAAAGAATGGTGTTAAACCAGCATTGGCATCATTCTGTATTGCCTGTCGCAACAAATCCACACGCATGCGACCTCTTTCGTCAGCCTCGATAATACGCAGTTTGACTAGAGCCATCTTTGCTGCCTTTTCCACCGAGGAATGAGCCTCTTTGCTGGCATAGGCA
The genomic region above belongs to Stomoxys calcitrans chromosome 5, idStoCalc2.1, whole genome shotgun sequence and contains:
- the LOC106091740 gene encoding aromatic-L-amino-acid decarboxylase, which codes for MNVEDFRKHGKEMIDYICNYAKNIGEREVAPTLDPGYLKQLLPDEAPIKPEKFDVMLEDFEKKVMPGVVHWNHPKFFAYFPSGNSFPSILGDMLSSAIGSIGFSWASCPAATELETIVLDWYGKALGLPKAFIADVPGSRGGGALQGSASECTLVCMITARSRAINKLKGQTTEIHESVFLPQLIAYASKEAHSSVEKAAKMALVKLRIIEADERGRMRVDLLRQAIQNDANAGLTPFFVVATVGTTGACAFDNLVEIGKVCKEVPTIWFHVDGAYAGNSFILPEMRKFAEGLDLADSFNTNPNKLLLTNFDASAMWVRDVMSLKTALNVNPLYLQHEHDKAIDYRHYGIPLSRRFRALKLWFVFRSYGISGLQTYIRNHMALAKKFEILVGKDERFEVRNDVYLGLVCFRMRAADTYNQELLAQVNHSGKMHMIPSMVNGKYVIRFCVTYEHATEKDIVDAWTEIKTFAEDILRDATMEISSLPPTPEKEKPQAIAGKPPIKKKLTRTKSLRFSFTRSISREMYESQSEHLKDGCTPILVVDNNAMLQSFLKATAENQQNKLKEIQDVETDEASN